TATAAAATTTCTTTGATCATAGGCAAAGGAACGCTTCATTATGCGGATAAATGGATTTATGTCAACCGTCCCGTCCTGCTGTTTTCAAATCCCGTAGTGCCTTATTCATGGGAAGCGGAGAATGAAGACCAGAAAGGCTTCTTCTGCCTTTTTACCGATCAGTTCCTGCACAACGGTAACCGCTTCGGAACCCTTCATGATTCAGGGCTTTTCAAAGTAGGCAGCACACCGGTTTTCTTTGTTGATGAGCGGCAGCAGGAAACGGTAAGTAACCTTTTTCATAAGATGATGGCCGAAATCCAGTCGGATTACCTGCACAAATATGATGTGCTCCGGGCCTATCTCCACCTGCTGATCCACGAAACGATGAAGATGCATCCTGCAGATAATTTTGAACCGTATCAGAATGCTTCACAACGGGTGGCGGCCCTGTTTATGGAATTGCTGGAAAGGCAGTTCCCGATTGACAGCCCGGAGCGTTACCTGAGACTGAAAACCCCGATGGATTATGCAGAGAGCCTCTCAATCCACGTCAATTCACTCAACCGCTCCGTTAAGGAAATCACCGGAAAAACCACCACGCAGCAGATTACATCAAGGATTATCCATGAAGCCCATGCACTGCTGAGGCATACGGACTGGAATATCTCTGAAATTGCATACGGACTGGGTTTTGAAGAGCCTGCCTATTTCACCAATTATTTTAAAAAGCAGACAGGGATGACACCGAATGCCGTAAGAACAGCAGCTGTTTGATTTTTATAATTCTTTGTTTGATTTCTATATTGAAACCCTATCGTTTCTGTTATAATTTTGTCTCGTTAATTTAAAATCACAAGAACTTATGAAATTCAGAAAATTAGGAAACACAGGAAAAGAATTGTCTTCCATCGGTCTGGGATGTATGGGAATGAGCTTTGCTTATGGACCTGCAGACGAACAGGAAAGCATACAGACCCTTCATAAAGCACTGGATCTGGGTGTCAACTTCCTGGATACGGCAGATATGTATGCCAATGGGGAAAATGAAAAGCTGATCTCGAAAGTACTGGTACCGAACCGCGACAAAATTTTCATTGCAACCAAGTTCGGATTCAGGTTTAAAGACGGCCAGGCAGGCCACAGCGGTGCCCCGGGAACATACTTTGACGGCTCGCCGGAGTGGATCCGGAAGGCGGTTGACCTGAGTCTTCAGCGGTTAAAAGTTGATGAAATCGACCTGTATTATGCCCATAGGGTAGACCCGGGCATCCCGGTTGAAGAAACAGTAGGCGCAATGGCTGAACTGGTAAAAGCAGGAAAAGTAAAATACCTGGGACTTTCGGAAGCGTCCGCAGAATCGATCAGGAAAGCACATGCCGTCCATCCGATTACTGCTTTACAGTCGGAATATTCACTTTTGACACGTGATGTTGAAGGAGGAATCTTACCTATAATCCGGGAGCTTGGCATTACTCTGGTCCCTTATTCGCCGCTGGCAAGAGGACTGTTTTCCAATATCACCGAAGTTCAGCATTTCGGTAATGAGGATTTCAGGAAATCGCTGCCGCGTTATCAGGAAAAATACCTGGAGAATAACAGAAACCTGGCCGGAGCGATCAATGCCTTTGCAGCATCAAAAGGGGTAAAGGGAACGCAGCTGGCACTGGCCTGGGTCCTGAACCAGGGCGAAGATATTATCCCGATCCCGGGGACCAAACGGATTAAATACCTCGAAGAAAATATTGAAGCCATAAATATTGAACTTTCTGCATCAGACCTGGAAACCATTGATGCCATCCTGAAAAAATATCCGGATACCGGGGAAAGATACAGTGAAGGTTCTATGAAACTGGTAAATAACTAAAGATGAAATGGTCCGGGATTCTGAGATTTATCGGAAACCCGGACTTTATGATAAAAGATTAGAAACAGCAATGGTTACACTTAAAGAAAAAAATAAATTTATTGCCACCGTTCTGGCATTTGCCGTAATCCCGATGTCAGGGCTGGCAACCGATATCTATCTGCCTTCCATGCCGAGTATGGCCATTGAGCTGCATCAGCCGGAAAGCAATATCCAGCTTACCTTATCCATATTTCTAATCAGTTACGGGCTAGCCCAGTTTTTTGCCGGGAGCATTGTTGATTCATTCGGGCGGTATAAAATTTCCATGATTTCACTTGCGCTGTTCGTGGTTTCATTTATGATTACCGCAACTACCCAGAATATTTTTGTGATTTACGCCATGCGGGTCCTGCAGGGAATGCTGTCGGGATTTGCCGTGGTATCGAAGCGTGCTTTTTTCGTGGATGTCTATGATGGGGAAGAGCGGAAGCATTACCTCAGCATTATGACGATTGTCTGGTCGGTAGGGCCAATTATTGCTCCGTTTATCGGCGGTTATCTGCAGAAAATTTTCGGATGGCAGTCGAATTTTTATGTGCTGGCCGGATATAGCCTGCTGCTGTTCATACTGGAGTTTGTCTTTTCGGGGGAAACACTGAAAAAAAGGAATCCTTTTCATTTTGAATTTTTACTGAAAGAATACAATTCCATGTTCAGGGCGAAAGACTTCTTTTACGGAATGATCATGTGCGGACTGAGCTATTCCATGATTATGTTTTTCAATTTGTGCGGGTCATTTATTATCGAGCATAAAATGGGATATTCGGAAGTGGTGGCCGGGTATGTTTCGCTGATTCTCGGGTTTGCCTGGATGACCGGCGGGTTTTTAGGGAAAGCACTGATCAACAGAGCATTCCTGCCTAAGATCCGGTATGCCAATTTTGTACAGCTGGGACTGATCGTGGCCATGTTTGCCGCTTCTTATTTTTCCAATAATATTTACAGCCTGGTGGCTTTTGCCTTTTTAATCCATATTACGGCCGGATTTATTTTCAACAATTATTTTTCCTACTGTATCGGCCGTTTCCCGAATTCTGCCGGAATTGCAGGCGGGCTGACAGGCGGGGTTGCCTTCATCATCACCTCAGCCATCAGCTACGGCATTGTAGCCGTTATAAAGCCGCAGGTTCAGCTGGAAGTAGCAGAAGGGTATTTTGTGCTGGGTATTTTAGGGCTGCTTGTTTTAAGCATGATTAAATTGAGAAAAGCACATGGTTAACGATAACCCTGACTACTTTTTAAACAGATTGTCAACATTGAAAATAAAGAAAGCTCCTTGTACAAGGAGCTTTCTTTATTTTTATCAGTTATGAAATTAAATGCCGTCAATGATTTCATTCAACACGGTACTTGGTCTCATGGCCTGGTACGTCTTAAACTTGTCGGTTTTGTAATAGCCGTCAATATCCTGTGGCTTGCCCTGTGCACCAATTAATTCTGAATTAATAACCTCTTCGTTTTCCTGCATGGCTTTGGCTACCGGAGCGAACTGAGCCGCCAGTTGAGCGTCTGCCGTCTGATTGGCCAGTGCTTCTGCCCAGTACATGGCTAAATAGAAGTGGGAACCTCTGTTGTCAATCTGTCCCACTTTTCTTGCAGGGGATTTATCGGTAGCTAAGAATTTGGCGTTTGCTTCATCTAGTGCATCTGCCAAAACCTGTGCTTTTGTATTGTCCTGAGTCTGGGCCAGGTGTTCCAGGGAAGCCTGGAGTGCCAAGAATTCACCCAGAGAATCCCATCTTAAATAACCTTCCTCAACAAACTGTTCTACGTGTTTCGGTGCAGAACCTCCGGCTCCGGTTTCAAATAACCCGCCGCCGTTCATCAAAGGAACAATGGAAAGCATTTTTGCAGAAGTCCCCAGTTCAAGAATCGGGAAAAGGTCGGTTAAATAATCTCTCAGTACGTTTCCTGAAACAGAAATGGTGTCTTTTCCTTCTCTTGCTCTTTGCAGGGTTTCCGTCATGGCATCTTTCACATCAAGAATCTGAATATCAAGTCCGTTGGTGTCGTGATCAGCTAAATATTTTTCAACTTTTTTGATCATTTCCCTGTCGTGGGCTCTTCCTTTATCCAACCAGAAAATCGCAGGTGTATCAGAAAGTCTGGATCTGTTCACCGCTAATTTTACCCAGTCCTGGATCGGGGCATCTTTTGTCTGGCACATTCTGAAGATATCTCCTTTTTCCACTTTTTGGGAAAGAAGAACGCTTCCGGCTTCATCCTGAACTTCAATGATTCCGTCGGCAGCAGCCTGGAATGTTTTATCATGGGAGCCGTATTCTTCAGCTTTCTGTGCCATTAAGCCTACATTCGGAACAGAGCCCATCGTGGTAGGATCCAGTTTTCCGTGTGCTTTCATATCGTCAATAACAGACTGGTAGAAACCGGCATAAGAACGGTCCGGAATGATACAAACCGTATCTTCCTCGTTGCCGTCTTTGTTCCACATCTTACCGCCGCCTCTTACCAAAGCTGCCATAGAAGCATCAACAATAATGTCGGAAGGAACGTGGAAATTGGTAATCCCTTTATCGGAGTTCACCATGGCTACTCTAGGTCCGTTGACCAGAGCCGCTTCAATATCCCCTTTGATATTGTCTTCCTGCTCATTTCCTTTGATTTTATCGAAAAGATCGGCAAGCCCGTTGTTCGGGTTAACATCCAGGGATTTGAATGTCTCGGCATATTTTGTAAATACTTCCTTAAAGAACGTTTCAACGATCGCCCCGAAAATAATAGGATCGGAGATTTTCATCATCGTTGCTTTCAGGTGGGCGGAAAGCAGAACATTTTTATCCTTCGCTTCGCTGATCGCCTGCTCTACAAATGATTTCAAAGCATTAAGGTTCATTACGGAAGAATCGATTACTTCTCCGGCCTGAAGGTTAGCGAAATCTTTTAACAGGGTTTCTACACCATCGTTACCCTTGAATACAATTTTGAACCGGGTAGCATTTTCTAAAGTTGTTGATGTTTCAGTACCGTAGAAATCTCCTGTATTCATATGGGCAACATCCGTTTTGCTGTCAGATGCCCAGTCACCCATTCTGTGCGGATTGGTCTTTGCGTAGTTTTTAACGGCTTTAGGAGCACGTCTGTCAGAATTCCCTTCTCTTAACACCGGGTTTACGGCACTTCCCAATACTTTTGCATATTTGGCCTTGATTGCTTTTTCTTCTTCGCTTTTAGGTTCTGCCGGATAATTCGGAACGGCGAAGCCTTTAGACTGTAATTCGGCAATAGCAGCATCCAGTTGTGGTGCGGAAGCGGAAATGTTAGGCAGTTTGATAATGTTTGCATCAGGCTGTGTTGCCAGCTGGCCGAGTTCCGCCAGAGCATCACCTATTTTCTGGTTATCATTCAGGAACTCCGGGAAGTTGGCTAAAATTCTTCCTGCCAAAGAAATATCCGGGACTGCGATCTCAATATCTGCTGATTTGGTAAACGCTTTTACAATCGGTAAAAACGAGTGTGTCGCCAACATGGGAGCCTCATCCGTAAGGGTGTAATAGATTTTTGATTTGTCTGACATTATACTGTTATTTATTATTTGATTTTTTAGATTCACAAATTTAGTTAAAAATTAATTTTTTAAGATCAATCCTAAACAAGATTTTCTACTTTAAGAATTATTTAACCTTATTTAAAGGAAAAAACTTTTGGTTTTGATTAAATTTGGGAAATATTTAAAAATAATATTATGTCAACAACCATTACTTTAAAAGGAAACGAAGTGCATACGATAGGGACGTTACCGTCAGTAGGAACAGCCATAAGGGATTTTGCACTGGTAGATTCCAAATTGAATGTAAAAACCCTGGGAAATTTTGACGGCAAGAAGAAAGTTTACAATATTTTCCCGAGCATTGATACCCCTACCTGTGCGGAATCTGCAAGAAAATTCAATACAGAAGCGTCCGGTCTCGAAAATACTGTGGTGATTAATGTTTCTAAAGACCTGCCTTTTGCTTTGGGAAGGTTCTGTGCTGCCGAAGGGCTGGAAAATGTGGAAACCCTGTCGGATTTCAGAGGAACTTTCGGGGACGATAATGGACTGACGATCTCAGATTCACCGATGAAAGGTTTATTGAGCCGTGCAGTGATCGTTACCGATGCAGACAATAATATTGTTTATACCGAACAGGTTTCAGAAATTGCTGATGAGCCTGATTATGAGGCAGCTCTGGCGGCACTGAAATAATTCCGATAAAAACATAAAAAGCCCTGTGAAGATTATTTTTCACAGGGCTTTTTTTATGCTTGGAAACCAGTAGTGGTACCCATCCGTTTTATTTGATAATTTTTCCGGAATATATTTGAAACCATTAATAAATGAAGTATTTTTGCATCATCAAAAATAAAAACCATGAAACAGATTTTTACTCTTTGTTCAGTATTGTTTGCCAGCCTGGCTTTTTCTCAGGAAGGGACACTGGATGCATCTTACGGAAATTCCGGATTTTTTATTTATAACAGCGGATCCTATGGAACAGAAATAGAGATTGATGCTAACCAAAGAATGGTAGTAGGCAGTTATGAGTTCAGCAATGCTTTCAAATTCCATCGGTTTTCAACATCCAATCAGCTTGATACCACTTTCGGTACCGGCGGTTATACCACTGTTTATTTCGGCGGTCTTCAGGCCGTACTGTATGATATGAAAATACAGCCCGACGGAAAAATAGTTGCCGTAGGATACTGGGAGGATACCAACAGCGTCAACAGGAAAGATTTTATGGTGGTGAGACTGAATGCCAACGGAACAATTGATACTTCATTCAATGGTACCGGTAAATTAACGATAGCATTCGGTACTAACGAAGATATTGCAAAAGCAGTTGCCATACAGCCCGACGGGAAGATTTTGGTTGCAGGACAATCCTTTACAGGATCCAACAGGGATGTGGCAGTAGCAAGGATTAATGTGGACGGAACGCTGGATACCACTTTCAGCGGAGACGGTAAATTAACAACGGATATTGCAGGAAATAATGATTCCGCCACCTGTATTGCCATCAATACCGATGGGAAAATCGCTGTAGGAAGCTATAGCTATGGTGCTGCATCATCCAATAACTTTTCAGATTATGGAATTGTAAAATATAATACAGACGGTTCCCTGGATACGTCATTCAGCGGAGACGGAAAACAGATCGTCATTATAGCTCCCAGCAATAACGACGAACCTGTTGAAATCGCATTTCTGGACAGTGGAAAAATCCTTATCGGAGGAACAGCTTTTCTCAGCGGCAGAGATGATTTTGCCCTTGTACGCTTAAATGCCAACGGATCACTGGACACTTCCTTTAACGGGGACGGGATTTTCACAGCTCCTATCGGATCTTCTGATGATACCACCCGTGCTATGAAAATACTGGCAGATGGCAGGATTATGCTGGCAGGAACGGTTACTGCAGGTTCTTATACAGACATAGGTCTGATGAGGGTTACCAGCAACGGCTACCTGGATACTACTTTCGGAACGGGCGGCAAAACCCAGCAGGGGTACGGCAATCTTTCTGTTATTAACGACATGGATATCCTAAGTGACGGTAAAATCATGGTATGCGGATCTGCCGGCGGCACCAATATCTTTCTTTCAAGATTCAACGGATTAGTGTCCGGCTATCTTGATGTGAAAGATACTCCGTCTGAAAAAAACAGACTTTCGGTGTATCCGAATCCCGTAAAAGACATACTGTATTCCAATGAAAACCTGGAGCATTTTGAGCTGTATTCTTCATCAGGGCAATTGCTGAAATCCGGTGAAAATCAAAAAAATATCGATGTCCGTGATCTTATTAAAGGAAATTACGTTCTCAGGATCAGAACTAAGGATAAGACGGCAACAAAGAAAATCATAAAAAATTAAGAACAAAAAAACATCCTGAATAAGGATGTTTTTTTTGTATATTGTTTGTATATTGAGTATGTGTAATTGATAACAACAGCAATTATGAAACGATCCGGAACCGCGGACCTTCCTCTTCACTATGGCAAAGTACCGCCTTGGCTGTACGAACGGATGTCCGTTCTCGGGCTTTCCGTTATTGAGGTCATCCTGATGGATTACGGAAAAGACGAAGTGCTCCGGAGGCTTGCCGATCCTTTCTGGTTTCAGAGCTTTGGCGCGGTCATGGGAATGGACTGGCACTCTTCCGGAATCACCACTTCCGTAATGGGTGCTTTAAAACGTTCAGTCAATCCCAATTCACAATCACTGGGGCTTTATATCTGTGGCGGAAAAGGGAAGTTTTCCCGGGAAACGCCTTCTGAACTGATTCAGATTGCCGATAAAACGGGACTGAACGGAAATGAGCTGGTAAGAGCCAGCAAGCTTTCTGCAAAGGTGGATAATACGGCAATCCAGGACGGGTATCAGCTCTACCTGCACAATTTTATCCTGGCCGACAACGGAAACTGGAGCGTGGTGCAGCAGGGGATGCATGAATCAGACGGCACGGCGAGGCGATACCACTGGCATTCCGGAAACATAAAATCTTTTGTAGAAGAGCCCCATACGGGAATTAACGGGATTTCAAGAGGCCGGATCCTCAACCTTACGGATGCGGAAGCTTCCGGAAACCGGAAAGGGATCCTTGAAATTTCCCACACCGATTCTGCAGAAATCATGAGTGATTTTTCCAGGCTGATCCTTCCGAACCACCATCATGTAGACGCTTCCGATGTAGACCTTAAACGCCTCGGTGCACTTCTGTATGTGACAAGGGAGCGGCAGCCGCAGAATTTTGAAGACCTGCTCATGCTCGAAGGAGTAGGCCCGCGTACCATACAGTCGCTGGCTCTGGTCAGTGAAGTCATCCACGGTGCGCCGTCAAGATTTAAAGATCCCGCGCGGTTTTCCTTTGCCCACGGAGGAAAAGACGGCCATCCTTTCCCTGTGCCCACCAAAGTCTATGATGAAAGCATCAGCATCATTAAAAAAGGAATTGAGAAATCAAAGCTCGGAAACTCAGATAAGCTGCGGACCTTAAACAGACTTCACGAGATTGTGGTAAAAACAGAGGAAGATTTCATTCCGGATTTCGATATTCAGCAGGTTATTGAAGAGGAAAGACAGAACGCATGGCGCTTCGGCGGAAAAACCGTTTTCGGGGATGCCGTGAAACCTTCTCCTCCGAAACCCATTCAGCTTTCCCTGTTTTAAAACGGCTTGCCAGATTGTTTTCTATTATTAAATAAATCAGGTTACCAACATCTGGACAGATAACTGGAAATGAAGTAAGGTAAGATAATACTCTGATGTTTTGTATCCGATATCCATATGCCGTATAACAAATGCAAATATAAAAAGTGCCCGGGTTTGATATTTTTATTATTTTTAAAGCCTTGAAAGATATTGAATTGATAATCAATGAAACACTCGAAAGTTGCTGTGATTTTCCGGGTTTTATGTTCGAAGAGCTTCAAAAGCTTTCATGCTTATGAAACCGAAAGCTCTAAAGAGGAGACTGCATCTTTAGAAAAGAAAAAACAACAACAAATAAATATTTATTCTGAAAAAAACCTAGCTTACGGCAAGCAGAGTTTTTATTATCACTTTATAATCTGGTTAAAAATTTAAGCACCTTTTAAATCTATATTAAAAAATGATCTGCTGTTTTCAGATCAGGCAGTCTCAAAAGGCGTAATGGATTTAAAAATAAAATTGAGTTTCAGTATAAAAAATTAATCTTAAAAATAATAAAATGAAAATTAATCAGATATATGTCAACCTTCCGGTAAAAGATATTCAGAAAACAAAAGAATTCTGGACGAAGCTTGGGTTCTCTGTGAACAATCAGATCTCAGATGAAAGAGCAGTCTGCATCATCCTGAATGACAATTCCTTTGTTATGTTCATAACCGAAGAATATTTCCAGACCTTTTCTGAAAAGCCGGTTCCGAAAGGTGATACCACCCAGGTTTTAATCGCGATCAGTTTAAGCAGCCGAGAGGAAGTTGACCAGGTAGTAAATGCCGCTGTTGCAAACGGTGCCACCCAGCATGAAGAACCGCAGGATTACGGATGGATGTACCATAATTCCTTCTGGGATATCAATGGGCACGGCTGGAATGTAACTTTTACGGATGCTTCTCAGATACCGTCACAGCTTTAGCTTTTTTACCACTCAAATCATATAAGTAATGAGCTTATCTCTGTAATTCCGTACGTACACTTTTATGTTTCTTATAATTTTTGACGGAATTTCTGGGGAGAATATGATAAAGGAGCAAATATTCAGAACTGGAAAAGGCCTATTCTTCATAGATGATGAATGAATGAGAGAGATGCGGATCAGCTCAGTTTAAATTGCAGAAATAATAAAGAATCCGGCAAATAAGCAGTAATGACTTCTGTTATACAGCCTTAATGATTTTATAAATACAAAGAAAACAATTAAATTGAGGCTAAAATCATTTTTGACATGGATTTGGAATAAGATTTGAGAATAATGTAAAACATGCTGGTTTGCTTTTTAAATAATCAGCTGCTGCTTACATGAAAACGAAAATTAGACAAAAACCTGCAAGATGGAAAAAAACAATACTGATTATTTTAGGAGCCCTGATCTTATTGGTGCTCGTTTCTCCGTTTCTGCTTAATATTTACCTTAAACACAAGCTTCCGGAACTGATCAATGAAAAAACGCCTTACAGGATTGTCCTGAAAGGTTTCGATCTTGACCTTTACAAAGGGAATATCTCTGCACATTCGATAGCTATACAGACCAAAGCCACTAAAGATCCCGCCGTAACCAGGATTACAGGAAGTGTAAAAAGCCTGCAGGTAGAAGACTTCGGGATATGGAATGCTGTTTTCAGCAAATCGTACCATGTAAAAAACATAAAACTCATCGATCCTGATATCCAGGTTTCTTTAGGCAAACCGAAAAAAAAGAAAGACACGGTAAAAAAGAACACAGATTTCGGAATTGAAAATATCCTTGTTACCAATGGAAATATTTCAGTAAAAAACGCAGAACAGAAATATGTTTTTAACGGGAAAAACGTCAATGTAAGCCTTACGGAGATCCGCAAAAGTAAAGATGATTCAAAGCTGCCTGTCTCTTTCAGGAATTTTAAGATCGATGCTCATGACGTCGTTGTTACCGTAAATGATTTTTACCAGATTTTAGCTAAGCAGATCGATGCTAAAAACAAACAGCTTAGCATCAGCGGATTTCACCTGAAACCGATCGAGAGCCCCGGGCTTTACAACGCGAAAAATGTTTTTGATCTGAAAGTCTCTGAACTTTTGGCGGAAAATTTTATAATAGACCAGGATTCCCTGATCATAGAAAATACCCGGTTTACAAAGCCGCAACTGATTGTTACCTCCACCAATAAAAAAACAGTAAAAGAAAACCCTAAGGAAGTCAATTTAAAGATCGGAATCAAAAACCTTGATATCCGCGAAGGTTCTGTTCTGGTTCAGCAGAAAAATAAAGTGAAAACGGCATCGGTAGATAATTTCCGCCTGAATTTAAATGAAATTGTCTTTGATAAAAATACGGTAAAACAAAAAGTGCCGTTTGTGTTTTCCGGACATAATATTGAATTTGAGAACATTTATTTTATGACCGATCCTCTGCAGGCAGTAAGTATTAAAAAGATTTCTTCAGATAATGATGATATTTTTTTGGATGATGTACGGTTCAGTGCACTTGGAAAAAGCAGGACCAAAGATGTCTTTAACATTAAGACAAAGAAAATTGAAATCCTTAAAAATACATCCCGTTTTGCCGGCCAGCAGTTTCAGATGAAGCTTGCCACGGTTAATGTATACAGACCGGATATTGAAATTATTGCAGCAGATCAAAAAAAGAAAAACACTGCTGAAAACAAGTCCGCCGCTTCGGACTTTCTTGCACATCTGGGAGCTGTGAATATCATCAACGGAACTTTCTCACAGAAATCGAAAGGAGTTGAAAAAATAAAGGTCGGAAATTTCAATGTTAAACTGAATTCAGTTACTACAGATAAGAATATCCTCAAAGAGTCCATTCCTTTCCATATTAAAAACCGCCTCGTCACAGCAGATAAAATTGATATTGATGCGGGGAAATTTTACCGGTTGAAAGTAGATGCGATAAAAAACACAGGTAAAGTAACACAGGTTACAAATTTCGGGTTTCTTCCGAAATATTCCAGAGCGAAGTTCAACCGGATGATTGCGGTAGAAAAAGATCTGTATACCATAAAGGTAAAATCAATTAACATTACAGACAAAAATTCGGTTCTCGGGAAAAATACCGCTATTGATCTTGACCGTATTGTCTTTGACGGGGTAAACTGTAACATTTTCCATGATCTGGCACCTCCTGATGATGTAGCAGTCCGTTATATGTTCAGCAAAAAGCTCCGCGATGTGAAATTCCCTTTATTTATCAGGCAGATCGATATTAAAAATTCACGCCTTGCCTATGAAGAAGTTGCTGAAAAAGCACAGATTCCCGGAAAAATCACTTTTGAAAATTTTGATGCTTCCATCTATAATGTAAACAGCGCAAAAATGAAAGGCAGGCCTACCGTGATCAAAGTGGATTCCCATTTCAAACTTTTCGGGGATGCGGATACCAAGGTAAACTGGCAGTTTGATGTTGCCGATAAGAGCGACGCTTATGCTATCAACGGGATTATCAATGACCTGTCTGTGGAAAATGCCAATCTTTTTGTAAGGCCTTACCTGAATGTAAGCCTGGACGGCAAAATCCATTATCTGAAATTCGATTATAAAGGGAACAGCAAGAATATCGGGGGTAATTTCTACTTTAAGTACAGTGATATGAATGTGAACTTCATGAATAAAAATACGGGTAAAGAGAGAAAGCTGCTGAGTGCGATTGCCAATATTTTTGTTAAAAATGATTCTAAAGGGGAGCCTAACCATGTTGAAGTTGACAAAGAGAGAGATCCGAACAAAAGCTTTTTCAATACCTTATGGCAGGGAATCATGGAAGGGCTGAAAAAATACCTGATTTAATATAACCTTCCCGCAATCATAAGTTGTTTCAGGTTCTCTGTATGCACTGTTTCGGCG
The sequence above is a segment of the Chryseobacterium sp. JJR-5R genome. Coding sequences within it:
- a CDS encoding helix-turn-helix transcriptional regulator, translated to MESRETIKGFYERNADQFGCVKTPGIGHFNVFSRDHCSFITPYSRRDYYKISLIIGKGTLHYADKWIYVNRPVLLFSNPVVPYSWEAENEDQKGFFCLFTDQFLHNGNRFGTLHDSGLFKVGSTPVFFVDERQQETVSNLFHKMMAEIQSDYLHKYDVLRAYLHLLIHETMKMHPADNFEPYQNASQRVAALFMELLERQFPIDSPERYLRLKTPMDYAESLSIHVNSLNRSVKEITGKTTTQQITSRIIHEAHALLRHTDWNISEIAYGLGFEEPAYFTNYFKKQTGMTPNAVRTAAV
- a CDS encoding aldo/keto reductase produces the protein MKFRKLGNTGKELSSIGLGCMGMSFAYGPADEQESIQTLHKALDLGVNFLDTADMYANGENEKLISKVLVPNRDKIFIATKFGFRFKDGQAGHSGAPGTYFDGSPEWIRKAVDLSLQRLKVDEIDLYYAHRVDPGIPVEETVGAMAELVKAGKVKYLGLSEASAESIRKAHAVHPITALQSEYSLLTRDVEGGILPIIRELGITLVPYSPLARGLFSNITEVQHFGNEDFRKSLPRYQEKYLENNRNLAGAINAFAASKGVKGTQLALAWVLNQGEDIIPIPGTKRIKYLEENIEAINIELSASDLETIDAILKKYPDTGERYSEGSMKLVNN
- a CDS encoding MFS transporter, giving the protein MVTLKEKNKFIATVLAFAVIPMSGLATDIYLPSMPSMAIELHQPESNIQLTLSIFLISYGLAQFFAGSIVDSFGRYKISMISLALFVVSFMITATTQNIFVIYAMRVLQGMLSGFAVVSKRAFFVDVYDGEERKHYLSIMTIVWSVGPIIAPFIGGYLQKIFGWQSNFYVLAGYSLLLFILEFVFSGETLKKRNPFHFEFLLKEYNSMFRAKDFFYGMIMCGLSYSMIMFFNLCGSFIIEHKMGYSEVVAGYVSLILGFAWMTGGFLGKALINRAFLPKIRYANFVQLGLIVAMFAASYFSNNIYSLVAFAFLIHITAGFIFNNYFSYCIGRFPNSAGIAGGLTGGVAFIITSAISYGIVAVIKPQVQLEVAEGYFVLGILGLLVLSMIKLRKAHG
- a CDS encoding NADP-dependent isocitrate dehydrogenase; amino-acid sequence: MSDKSKIYYTLTDEAPMLATHSFLPIVKAFTKSADIEIAVPDISLAGRILANFPEFLNDNQKIGDALAELGQLATQPDANIIKLPNISASAPQLDAAIAELQSKGFAVPNYPAEPKSEEEKAIKAKYAKVLGSAVNPVLREGNSDRRAPKAVKNYAKTNPHRMGDWASDSKTDVAHMNTGDFYGTETSTTLENATRFKIVFKGNDGVETLLKDFANLQAGEVIDSSVMNLNALKSFVEQAISEAKDKNVLLSAHLKATMMKISDPIIFGAIVETFFKEVFTKYAETFKSLDVNPNNGLADLFDKIKGNEQEDNIKGDIEAALVNGPRVAMVNSDKGITNFHVPSDIIVDASMAALVRGGGKMWNKDGNEEDTVCIIPDRSYAGFYQSVIDDMKAHGKLDPTTMGSVPNVGLMAQKAEEYGSHDKTFQAAADGIIEVQDEAGSVLLSQKVEKGDIFRMCQTKDAPIQDWVKLAVNRSRLSDTPAIFWLDKGRAHDREMIKKVEKYLADHDTNGLDIQILDVKDAMTETLQRAREGKDTISVSGNVLRDYLTDLFPILELGTSAKMLSIVPLMNGGGLFETGAGGSAPKHVEQFVEEGYLRWDSLGEFLALQASLEHLAQTQDNTKAQVLADALDEANAKFLATDKSPARKVGQIDNRGSHFYLAMYWAEALANQTADAQLAAQFAPVAKAMQENEEVINSELIGAQGKPQDIDGYYKTDKFKTYQAMRPSTVLNEIIDGI
- the tpx gene encoding thiol peroxidase; amino-acid sequence: MSTTITLKGNEVHTIGTLPSVGTAIRDFALVDSKLNVKTLGNFDGKKKVYNIFPSIDTPTCAESARKFNTEASGLENTVVINVSKDLPFALGRFCAAEGLENVETLSDFRGTFGDDNGLTISDSPMKGLLSRAVIVTDADNNIVYTEQVSEIADEPDYEAALAALK
- a CDS encoding T9SS type A sorting domain-containing protein — protein: MKQIFTLCSVLFASLAFSQEGTLDASYGNSGFFIYNSGSYGTEIEIDANQRMVVGSYEFSNAFKFHRFSTSNQLDTTFGTGGYTTVYFGGLQAVLYDMKIQPDGKIVAVGYWEDTNSVNRKDFMVVRLNANGTIDTSFNGTGKLTIAFGTNEDIAKAVAIQPDGKILVAGQSFTGSNRDVAVARINVDGTLDTTFSGDGKLTTDIAGNNDSATCIAINTDGKIAVGSYSYGAASSNNFSDYGIVKYNTDGSLDTSFSGDGKQIVIIAPSNNDEPVEIAFLDSGKILIGGTAFLSGRDDFALVRLNANGSLDTSFNGDGIFTAPIGSSDDTTRAMKILADGRIMLAGTVTAGSYTDIGLMRVTSNGYLDTTFGTGGKTQQGYGNLSVINDMDILSDGKIMVCGSAGGTNIFLSRFNGLVSGYLDVKDTPSEKNRLSVYPNPVKDILYSNENLEHFELYSSSGQLLKSGENQKNIDVRDLIKGNYVLRIRTKDKTATKKIIKN